Genomic DNA from Peribacillus simplex NBRC 15720 = DSM 1321:
AGTGATTTCCTCACCCACTTCATATACCCGTTCCTGCCTTTTGGTTTTCAGAAATTCACCCTCGGGGGTCAATAGGGTTACAAATCGCTTATTAACTGAAAGAATAACTCCTTTTTTCATCCATCGATAGCCCCTTTTATATAATCATTCAAATATAAAAAATCTCCGTTTATTATGATTGCCACAGCAATGATGTATTTTCTGTTCCGTTCAATCGTTTTTCTGCTTAGTTCCACTTTTCCCTCAAGCTGTTTTACTGGCAGCCGTTTTTTTGCAAACAGGATTTCTTTCAGTTCGTCATCTTCCATTAACAATTTAGCGATCATAATAGCTCCCTTCCTGGCATCTGCATGTTTGGGAGAGTTTTCAACTAAATCCTCAAATGACAGACCAAAATCCTGTAGATGGCTTATATAAAGCTGAATTTCTTCTTTTCTTCTTTCCGATTCCTTCTGCTTCTCGTATTCATTGATGGAATTTTCATTATCAATATATATATGGCTTTGATCATTATCATCATTCAGTGATAAATCCAATACAACTTCTTTTTGTTTGGACTGGCTTCTTAAATAATCTATAACCCTTCGTTTAACGAGGGTTTCGGCAAATGCCAATAAAGAACGGCCTTTTTCCGGGGAATATTTTTCGATTGCCTCGTTAAAAGCAATCATTCCAATACTGAATTCATCATCTGATTCGTATATGTAACGTTTGCAAACCGATGACACTGTTTTCGCAATAAAAGGTTTGAATGACTCTATAGTATCATTACGAAGGCTTATATCGCCTTGTTGAATTTTCAATACGGTTTCTTCTAAAGAACGCTTTTTTTTGAATGCTGTAAACAACACACCAAGCATCTGCTCACCTCGCTCCTGTTGAACATAAAATACGCATCAACATACTTATATTAAGCGGAGGGAGTCTAAAAGACAGTACCAAAAGAACTATTTTTGCGATTTAAATGAAATCACATAATATATCAACATGATAAAATACTTAGTTTTTTCTCGTTTATTACAGTGCAATTACAGTAAAGTATCTTTTTACGGATTTTTGTCCAATACAATGGGACAATTGTCATTTTTATAACCGGAATTTAATATTCACATCTTTTAACATATCATTCGTAAACATACCTGCCCTTATGAGGGTCATCTTCATAAATACATTAAAAAGCAAAAAAAATAGGCGTGACCAGCACGCCTGTTTTTTTTAAGCTTCCTGTATTTTTTTCTCTTCTTTCTCTTTTTTTTCTTTTTTGCTTGAAATGATCCATGCACCTGCTGCAATTCCAATCAAAACGACCCAGAAAATCGATTTCCAAAGAGTTGATTCTGGAAAATGATGATCGATGACAGCCAGTGAAGGATGCGCGAGTGTGTGTACCGCCAATTTCACTCCAACCCAACCCACAATCAAAAATGCTGCCGTTTCAAGTGAAGGACGCTGATGAAGCAACTTCACGAATGCATTTGCTGCAAATCGCATAATGATCAATCCAATCATACCGCCGAGGAACATGACAGCGAATTGCCCTCCGTCAATACCGCCGACTTTCATCCAGCCTGTTGCCGGAAGTGTAACAGCCAGTGCGACGGCAGCCAACATGGAATCGATTGCGAAAGCTATATCAGCCGCTTCAACCTTTACTACGGTCATCCAGAAGCCAGATTGCTTTTTAGGCTTCGTGATTTCCTTCTCACCTTTACCAGCGTATTTTTTGTAAATGTTCTGAAAAGCAATGAAAAGTAAATAAATCGCACCGATTGCTTGAATTTGCCACACGTCGACAAGAAAGGAAATAAGGAATAAACTTGCAAAGCGGAAAACAAAAGCTCCCATCAGACCATAAAACAAGGCTTTTCGCTGTTGTTCTTTTGGCAAATGCTTAACCATGACAGCCATGACGACTGCATTATCAGCAGCAAGTATCCCTTCTAATCCAACCAAGATAAGAAGTACCCAGCCATATTCCAATAATATTGATGCTTCCATCCATTCAACCTCCAATAGTTTGTATTTCCTCCATATTGGCATTGGCAAAATAAAAAGACCTCTGCCATATAGGCAAAGGTCTTGCTGAACATGAAATCATGTCAACAAAGCCGATGAATGTTTAACATTCACGTAATGACGACTTTGTTTTAGGGCGAACCCTAACGCTACTCCCCTTTGAAAAGGAAAATCAGTTATTAAGTATATTAATAGTATACGCGCTCGTTATGAAAATAACAATCTTTTTTATAAATGGATTTCATTTTCGGTTCCCTTTGGATAATTTAATCAATCGCAAATATTCTTTGCCGAAACGAATCCAATTCGGTTTGGCAGAAAAGTAATTCTGAAACAGCGATAAAAAACTCGTGTATTTCCCTTCATATGGATACCATTGTATTTCTGTATCGTTTTTACCTTTATCGATCATAATCGCTTTTTCATGGCAGAAAATCTTCAATCCATGCTCGCCATGATAACGGCCAACCCCACTTTGTTTGGCACCGCCAAATGGTAAATGATGATTAGCAACAGTAATCAGCACATCATTGATCGTCACCGCCCCGGTTACTAACTGAGACGCAATCCTGCATGCTTTTTCCCTATCCATCGTCCAAACGCTGGAATTGAGTCCATATTCACTTTCATTTGCCAGGGCGATCACTTCTTCCTCCGTATCGAAAGGCAAAACAGGCAACACGGGTCCGAACGTTTCTTCTTTCATGATTTTCATGGAATGATCGACATTGGACAGAATTGTCGGCGGAATGAAATGGGTCTGTCCCGTTTTCCACTCTTTTGGAGGTGTTCCGGTTTCAAGTACAGCGCCCTTATTCAGTGCATCCTCCAGATGTCCAGCCACAATATCAACTTGTGCCGGGAAAGTCATTGAACCGATATCATCCTTCGATTGCACCCCCTGCCTCATGGACTTCGTTTTTTCTTTAAGAAGCATTAGGAATTCGTTATAAACCGGACGTTCCACATAAACCCTTTCAACACTCATGCACACCTGCCCGCTATTTGTGAAAGCCCCCCAAAGAGCCCCATTCACAGCCCGTTCAAGGTTAGCATCACCCAGAACGATCATCGGATCCTTACCGCCAAGCTCCAGTGTCGTTGGAATCAGGTGTCTTGCTGCGACCTCACCAATCATTTTTCCGGTCCTTACAGATCCAGTAAAAAATATATAATCTGGTTTTTGCTCAGTTAATGCCGCACCCAATTCTTTCCCTCCATGGGCAAACTGTATAGTTCCTTCTGGGAAACCAGCTTCAAGAAACAGATTTTCGATGCACACCCCAACTAAAGGAGTTACCTCTGAAGGCTTGGCGATGACTGTATTTCCCGCTGCTAGAGCATTAAGAATGGGAACCATGGAAAGCTGCAGCGGATAATTCCATGGTGAAATGACGAGAATCGTTCCTCGGGGCATATAATGGATATAAGATTTTTTTCCAATTAACATGAGTGGAGTGGTGACCTTCCGTCCGGAAAGAGTTTTCACTGCATGTTTCTCGATATGCTTGATTGCATCAATGGTTGGCATGATGTCAGCAACCAGCGCTTCAATTTTCACTTTTCCCGTATCTTTTGAAATGACTTCAGCTATTTCATCCATTTTTTCAACCATCAATAAACGGAGCCGTTTTAAATAGTGCAACCGTTCCTTGATGGGAAGATTCGACCAAGATTGGAACGCATGTCTTGATTTCTTATATATATGAGGTATCGAATTCAATGGCGTTGTGACGATTTCCGCAATCTTCTCACCTGTTGCCGGAGAAAACACTTCCAACTTGTCATGTATTTCTTCCATAACTACTCCCCTTGCTTTACCTTATTTTTATTGGTACTCCA
This window encodes:
- a CDS encoding TerC family protein, which encodes MEASILLEYGWVLLILVGLEGILAADNAVVMAVMVKHLPKEQQRKALFYGLMGAFVFRFASLFLISFLVDVWQIQAIGAIYLLFIAFQNIYKKYAGKGEKEITKPKKQSGFWMTVVKVEAADIAFAIDSMLAAVALAVTLPATGWMKVGGIDGGQFAVMFLGGMIGLIIMRFAANAFVKLLHQRPSLETAAFLIVGWVGVKLAVHTLAHPSLAVIDHHFPESTLWKSIFWVVLIGIAAGAWIISSKKEKKEKEEKKIQEA
- the sigI gene encoding RNA polymerase sigma factor SigI codes for the protein MLGVLFTAFKKKRSLEETVLKIQQGDISLRNDTIESFKPFIAKTVSSVCKRYIYESDDEFSIGMIAFNEAIEKYSPEKGRSLLAFAETLVKRRVIDYLRSQSKQKEVVLDLSLNDDNDQSHIYIDNENSINEYEKQKESERRKEEIQLYISHLQDFGLSFEDLVENSPKHADARKGAIMIAKLLMEDDELKEILFAKKRLPVKQLEGKVELSRKTIERNRKYIIAVAIIINGDFLYLNDYIKGAIDG
- a CDS encoding aldehyde dehydrogenase family protein, whose product is MEEIHDKLEVFSPATGEKIAEIVTTPLNSIPHIYKKSRHAFQSWSNLPIKERLHYLKRLRLLMVEKMDEIAEVISKDTGKVKIEALVADIMPTIDAIKHIEKHAVKTLSGRKVTTPLMLIGKKSYIHYMPRGTILVISPWNYPLQLSMVPILNALAAGNTVIAKPSEVTPLVGVCIENLFLEAGFPEGTIQFAHGGKELGAALTEQKPDYIFFTGSVRTGKMIGEVAARHLIPTTLELGGKDPMIVLGDANLERAVNGALWGAFTNSGQVCMSVERVYVERPVYNEFLMLLKEKTKSMRQGVQSKDDIGSMTFPAQVDIVAGHLEDALNKGAVLETGTPPKEWKTGQTHFIPPTILSNVDHSMKIMKEETFGPVLPVLPFDTEEEVIALANESEYGLNSSVWTMDREKACRIASQLVTGAVTINDVLITVANHHLPFGGAKQSGVGRYHGEHGLKIFCHEKAIMIDKGKNDTEIQWYPYEGKYTSFLSLFQNYFSAKPNWIRFGKEYLRLIKLSKGNRK